A section of the Acidobacteriota bacterium genome encodes:
- a CDS encoding serine dehydratase subunit alpha family protein, whose product MSGPINLEKLFHAILKPALGCTEPVAVALAVGSAVQAAGGWVVGQRDLPVSGLRAADIRDITVRVTPCIYKNAYAIPIPNAPGLKGIYISAALGAFCNPLLELELFNQVDDATVGQARWLIDQGRVSVTVDENLPPVDLYIEAEVRFQRGPDILAGGCSIQDRHTHIVRLLAGGRETYRDQPEATGNRSADADLETLRQMQFSEMVALVADLPNPVVELIRRTIALNMRVCEAGLIEPLGLGAGFHGAGGDTDDHVDLPHHVSSVAAAGSDARMSGFPLEVMSSAGSGNQGIIATIPVVAWSRSAGLPEDRLVQAVALAHLVTMHITLHVGYLSALCGVAIKAGIGAACGITYAMGGDVTDIGRAVKIMAATLSGMICDGAKPGCALKVSSSADMATRAAQMAMKQMEVSADDGIVALTPEATIRNLAELSRSMRAVDRKIIEIMDEKARR is encoded by the coding sequence ATGAGCGGACCGATCAATTTGGAAAAACTGTTTCATGCCATTCTGAAACCGGCTCTCGGTTGCACGGAACCGGTGGCGGTGGCCTTGGCGGTCGGCTCGGCCGTCCAGGCCGCCGGCGGCTGGGTGGTGGGGCAACGTGACCTGCCGGTGTCCGGATTGAGGGCCGCAGACATCCGGGATATCACGGTGCGGGTCACCCCGTGCATCTACAAGAACGCATATGCTATTCCGATCCCCAATGCTCCGGGATTGAAGGGCATCTACATCTCGGCGGCGCTGGGCGCCTTCTGCAATCCGCTGCTGGAACTGGAACTGTTCAACCAGGTGGACGACGCCACGGTCGGCCAGGCCCGGTGGCTCATCGACCAAGGCCGCGTCTCGGTGACTGTCGACGAAAACCTGCCGCCGGTCGACTTGTACATCGAGGCGGAAGTCCGCTTTCAGCGGGGACCGGATATTCTTGCCGGCGGCTGCAGCATCCAGGACCGACACACGCACATCGTGCGCCTGCTTGCCGGTGGCCGGGAAACCTATCGCGATCAGCCCGAGGCCACCGGGAACCGATCGGCCGACGCGGACCTGGAAACGTTGCGCCAGATGCAGTTCAGCGAGATGGTCGCCTTGGTGGCTGATCTGCCAAATCCGGTTGTGGAGCTGATCCGCCGGACCATCGCGCTGAACATGCGTGTCTGCGAGGCCGGGTTGATCGAACCGTTGGGCCTGGGCGCGGGATTTCATGGCGCCGGCGGCGACACCGACGACCACGTCGACTTGCCCCATCACGTCTCCAGCGTCGCGGCGGCGGGCAGTGATGCCCGCATGTCCGGCTTCCCGTTGGAGGTGATGAGTTCCGCGGGATCCGGCAACCAGGGAATCATCGCGACAATCCCGGTGGTGGCTTGGTCCCGCAGTGCGGGCCTGCCGGAGGACCGGCTGGTTCAGGCGGTGGCGCTGGCCCACCTGGTCACCATGCACATCACCCTGCACGTGGGTTACCTGTCCGCGCTCTGCGGCGTGGCCATCAAGGCCGGGATCGGGGCAGCCTGCGGCATCACCTACGCGATGGGCGGGGATGTCACGGACATCGGACGGGCGGTCAAGATCATGGCGGCCACGCTCTCCGGGATGATCTGCGACGGCGCCAAGCCGGGCTGCGCGCTGAAAGTCAGTTCCTCGGCGGATATGGCCACCCGCGCGGCCCAGATGGCCATGAAACAGATGGAGGTGTCGGCGGATGACGGCATCGTCGCGCTGACACCCGAAGCCACCATCCGTAACCTGGCGGAACTGAGCCGATCCATGCGGGCCGTGGATCGGAAGATCATCGAGATCATGGACGAAAAGGCCCGCCGCTGA
- a CDS encoding DUF1786 domain-containing protein, producing MDPAVFCDLGLMVTPRASRVLLQSGTSAGIELRLTGYAERLSELLRTCCEERVPPHLGGMLPLAVEHVDAIRLLAGADIPIWADREFQLQLERLFPGTDLPLRTAAHPPAATFPVNPWTLVRDPVWRLLVELAIPLPRRLILAVEEPWMSLHRSRDQAGDLFSHFLDSGGAAADLVHPAVQPYPSLAWGLSRVFSNSLFVAPPAAALIGLQAGHPLLHPAQPARWFLVHAGVAITTVWVLKGSQIRAGLAHRTDRLTPAKLGDYLIQLASGHDLNSEVRLDGGLFAATRLLPEEEGPWRPVIVTGPGAEPLALCADGWPPELSGRDWEAEGLRLLLARPGCRAVARPPGADTLPPDGSVI from the coding sequence ATGGACCCTGCCGTTTTCTGTGACCTCGGACTGATGGTGACGCCGCGCGCGTCCCGCGTTCTGCTTCAATCCGGGACCAGCGCCGGCATCGAACTGCGTCTCACCGGTTACGCCGAGCGACTATCCGAACTGCTCCGAACCTGCTGCGAGGAACGAGTGCCGCCCCATCTGGGCGGCATGCTCCCACTGGCGGTGGAGCATGTGGATGCCATCCGGCTTCTGGCGGGGGCGGACATCCCCATCTGGGCCGACCGCGAATTCCAGCTGCAGCTGGAGCGGCTGTTTCCCGGCACCGATCTGCCGCTGCGTACCGCAGCGCATCCACCGGCCGCGACATTCCCCGTCAATCCCTGGACTCTCGTCCGGGATCCGGTGTGGCGGCTGCTGGTGGAACTGGCCATCCCGCTTCCCCGGCGGCTGATCCTGGCGGTGGAGGAACCGTGGATGTCGTTGCATCGGTCCCGCGATCAGGCCGGCGACCTGTTCAGCCATTTTTTGGACTCGGGCGGCGCCGCGGCCGACCTGGTACATCCCGCCGTTCAGCCTTATCCGTCCTTGGCCTGGGGTCTGAGCCGGGTCTTCTCGAACAGCCTCTTCGTCGCCCCGCCGGCGGCCGCACTCATCGGACTGCAAGCCGGTCATCCCCTCCTGCATCCGGCCCAGCCGGCGCGCTGGTTCCTGGTGCACGCCGGTGTCGCGATCACCACCGTCTGGGTGCTCAAGGGATCGCAAATCCGGGCGGGGCTGGCGCACCGGACCGACCGACTGACACCCGCCAAGCTGGGCGACTATCTGATCCAGCTGGCCAGCGGCCACGATCTCAACAGCGAGGTGCGGCTCGACGGCGGGTTGTTCGCCGCTACTCGACTCCTGCCGGAAGAAGAGGGCCCCTGGCGGCCGGTGATCGTAACCGGTCCCGGTGCCGAACCGTTGGCTCTCTGCGCCGACGGTTGGCCCCCGGAGCTGTCCGGCCGGGACTGGGAGGCCGAGGGCCTGCGTCTTCTCCTGGCCCGTCCCGGCTGCCGCGCCGTGGCTCGCCCACCCGGCGCGGACACGCTCCCGCCAGACGGATCGGTCATCTGA
- the guaA gene encoding glutamine-hydrolyzing GMP synthase: protein MKPRHEILILDFGSQYTQLIARRIRECRVYCQIVPFNVSLDAVRRRPVSGIVLSGGPMSVLHPDSPLCDPGVFELGVPVLGICYGLQLAARLLGGEVRQGTCREYGRAVIRRIGQTPLLDGVPDETVVWMSHGDDVRRLPPGFRAVAESDQTIAAAEHSDRRWYGLQFHPEVAHTREGTRILRNFLFTICGCRRSWSLASFAGEQVRRIREQVGAGQVICALSGGVDSTVAATLVHQAVGRQQLCLFVDNGLLRQAEFTAVLERYRQLELNVVPVDAARRFLAALAGVADPEAKRKIIGQLFIEVFEAEARKLGRVDFLVQGTLYPDVIESVSVRGPSAVIKSHHNVGGLPDRMNLKLIEPLRELFKDEVRRLGRRLGIPDTFIQRQPFPGPGLAVRHLGPVTPEGLDILRRADGIVLDEIRAAGLYTKLWQSFAVLLPVRSVGVMGDERTYEYTVAVRAVKSEDGMTADWVRLPYAVLERISTRIVNEVHGVNRVVYDISAKPPSTIEWE from the coding sequence ATGAAGCCACGCCACGAGATCCTGATCCTGGATTTCGGTTCCCAATACACGCAGCTGATTGCCCGTCGGATCCGCGAGTGCCGTGTCTACTGCCAGATCGTACCCTTCAACGTCTCTCTAGACGCGGTTCGGCGGCGCCCGGTTAGCGGCATCGTGCTGTCAGGCGGACCCATGTCGGTGCTCCACCCGGACAGCCCCCTCTGCGATCCCGGCGTATTTGAGCTGGGCGTGCCCGTGCTGGGCATCTGTTACGGGCTCCAGCTCGCCGCCCGGTTGCTCGGCGGCGAGGTGCGGCAGGGCACCTGCCGGGAGTATGGCCGGGCCGTGATCCGGCGGATCGGCCAGACTCCGCTGCTAGACGGAGTCCCCGATGAAACCGTCGTCTGGATGAGCCACGGCGACGATGTCCGGCGGCTGCCGCCGGGTTTCCGGGCGGTTGCGGAGTCGGACCAGACGATCGCCGCGGCTGAACATTCCGACCGGCGCTGGTACGGGTTGCAGTTCCATCCCGAGGTGGCGCATACCCGCGAGGGGACGCGGATCCTTCGGAATTTCCTGTTCACCATCTGCGGCTGCCGGCGATCCTGGTCGCTGGCCTCGTTCGCCGGAGAGCAGGTGCGCCGCATCCGGGAGCAGGTGGGCGCCGGCCAGGTGATCTGCGCCCTGAGCGGCGGTGTGGACTCCACCGTGGCGGCGACACTGGTCCACCAAGCGGTGGGTCGTCAGCAACTGTGCCTCTTCGTGGACAACGGGTTGCTGCGGCAGGCCGAATTCACCGCCGTGCTGGAGCGCTACCGGCAACTGGAGCTCAACGTCGTGCCGGTGGATGCCGCCCGCCGCTTCCTCGCTGCGCTCGCCGGGGTGGCCGATCCGGAAGCCAAGCGGAAAATCATCGGGCAGCTGTTCATCGAGGTCTTCGAAGCGGAAGCCCGCAAATTGGGCCGGGTGGACTTCCTCGTCCAGGGCACGCTCTATCCTGACGTCATCGAGTCGGTGTCGGTTCGGGGCCCGTCCGCGGTCATCAAGAGCCACCACAACGTGGGCGGCCTGCCCGACCGGATGAATCTGAAGCTCATCGAACCGCTCCGAGAGTTGTTCAAGGACGAGGTGCGACGGCTGGGCCGCCGCCTAGGCATCCCCGACACCTTCATCCAGCGGCAGCCGTTTCCGGGACCCGGTCTGGCGGTGCGCCACCTGGGACCGGTGACTCCGGAAGGCCTGGACATCCTCCGTCGCGCCGACGGCATTGTGCTCGACGAGATCCGCGCAGCCGGTCTGTACACGAAGCTGTGGCAGTCGTTCGCCGTGTTGCTGCCTGTCCGCAGCGTCGGCGTGATGGGTGACGAGCGGACCTACGAATACACCGTGGCCGTGCGGGCGGTCAAGAGCGAGGACGG